A part of Tachysurus vachellii isolate PV-2020 chromosome 4, HZAU_Pvac_v1, whole genome shotgun sequence genomic DNA contains:
- the mpp4b gene encoding MAGUK p55 subfamily member 4 isoform X2 — translation MVEELKDSGKDINRTELLHGLLNAPCLQSLLKIYECLQQYLRNSATPYLSYASGLTVEILSDLRSLLYPSYEARELYRLLMEPHMQALISAHDVVGLKDYEPVLPPLPEDLDNNEEAMRIVCMVKNNQPLGATIRRDEMTGEIYVARVIHGGLADRSGLLHAGDRLVEVNGYPVFGLEPEQIIKILAHSHGTVMFKVVPITDRPVNNKTMLFVRAMVDYNPHEDPGIPCMDAGMAFRKGTLLEIVDQTDALWWQAKKVPCSSTCAGLIPSACMLKRNLKEFWWSQPHTCNKILSAVDEEDDMKAIDVSVVETDEEAFESEELKEDENEFNTSVDGIYLAGFRSSLRVCRRRRAQGGVSGLICSLCCTSFFTSPYEDVVRYQRHLEDTHRLIALLGPSGVGVNELRKKLIEINPRTFLGPTPHTTRPQKMYEEPGREYHFVSRDQFENMVHNNRFVEYGEFRGHLYGTSVDAVKDVLGARKICIIDLDPNAIPSVRTPELKAYIIYIKPPPLAQMKRTRINAQVTNYCTTRPFKDEEFYELEEAGCRMEQHYSQFFDHVIVNDGLQSSCVRLMAAVRRAQEEPQWVPASWIKPTEET, via the exons ATGGTCGAAGAACTGAAGGACTCTGGCAAGGACATAAACCGGACTGAACTGTTACATGGTCTCCTGAATGCTCCATGTTTACAGTCTTTACTAAAG ATTTACGAGTGTTTGCAGCAATATCTGAGGAACTCAGCAACCCCGTATCTCTCCTACGCCTCTGGGCTCACAGTTGAG ATTCTGTCAGATTTAAGATCTCTGCTGTACCCATCCTATGAGGCCAGAGAACTTTACCGTCTACTCATGGAGCCCCACATGCAG GCTCTGATCTCAGCCCATGATGTTGTGGGACTGAAGGACTATGAGCCTGTATTGCCTCCACTGCCCGAAGACCTGGACAACAATGAGGAGGCCATGAGGATCGTCTGCATGGTCAAGAACAACCAACCTCTG GGAGCGACTATACGGAGAGATGAAATGACAGGAGAGATCTACGTGGCTCGAGTTATTCATGGAGGATTGGCTGACCGCAGTG GTCTCTTGCATGCTGGAGACAGACTGGTGGAGGTGAACGGATATCCTGTGTTTGGACTCGAACCAGAGcagataataaaaatactg GCTCACTCACATGGAACCGTTATGTTTAAGGTAGTCCCGATTACTGACAGACCAGTCAACAACAAGACCATg CTGTTTGTGCGAGCCATGGTGGACTACAACCCCCACGAAGACCCTGGTATCCCTTGCATGGACGCTGGCATGGCCTTCAGAAAGGGCACCTTGCTGGAGATAGTGGACCAGACTGATGCCCTCTGGTGGCAGGCGAAGAAAGTACCGTGCAGTTCGACGTGTGCTGGACTCATCCCTTCTGCCTGCATGCTCAAGAG GAATCTGAAAGAATTCTGGTGGTCACAGCCTCACACCTGCAATAAGATCT TGAGCGCAGTGGATGAAG AGGATGACATGAAGGCTATAGATGTGTCTGTTGTAGAAACAG atgaggAAGCATTTGAATCTG AAGAACTAAAGGAGG ATGAGAACGAGTTTAACACTAGCGTCGATGGCATTTATCTCG ctgGCTTCCGGAGTagtctgcgtgtgtgtcgtcGGCGCAGGGCTCAGGGTGGAGTTTCAGGCCTGATCTGCTCCCTGTGCTGCACCAGTTTCTTTACTAGCCCATATGAGGATGTGGTGCGATACCAGCGTCATTTAGAGGACACACACCGCCTCATCGCCCTGCTCG GTCCTTCTGGAGTCGGTGTGAACGAGTTGCGCAAGAAACTGATCGAGATCAACCCGAGGACCTTCCTGGGACCCACGCCAC ACACGACGAGACCACAGAAGATGTACGAGGAGCCTGGGAGAGAGTATCACTTCGTCAGCAGAGATCAGTTTGAGAACATGGTGCACAACAACAG GTTTGTGGAGTACGGAGAATTCAGAGGTCACCTCTACGGCACCAGTGTGGATGCGGTGAAGGATGTTCTGGGTGCTCGGAAGATCTGCATCATTGATCTTGATCCAAAT GCCATTCCATCAGTACGGACTCCTGAGCTGAAAGCATACATCATCTATATAAAACCTCCTCCTTTAGCCCAAATGAAACGAACACGGATCAACGCCCAGGTGACTAATTACTGCACCACTCGACCGTTTAAG GATGAAGAATTTTATGAGCTCGAGGAGGCAGGCTGCAGGATGGAACAGCATTACAGTCAATTTTTTGATCACGTGATCGTGAACGATGGCCTGCAGTCGTCCTGCGTTCGGCTGATGGCGGCGGTGAGGAGAGCTCAGGAAGAGCCGCAGTGGGTTCCTGCCTCATGGATCAAACCGACTGAAGAAACATGA
- the mpp4b gene encoding MAGUK p55 subfamily member 4 isoform X1: MENGAKVDLLSIEEEDLVQILSHMVEELKDSGKDINRTELLHGLLNAPCLQSLLKIYECLQQYLRNSATPYLSYASGLTVEILSDLRSLLYPSYEARELYRLLMEPHMQALISAHDVVGLKDYEPVLPPLPEDLDNNEEAMRIVCMVKNNQPLGATIRRDEMTGEIYVARVIHGGLADRSGLLHAGDRLVEVNGYPVFGLEPEQIIKILAHSHGTVMFKVVPITDRPVNNKTMLFVRAMVDYNPHEDPGIPCMDAGMAFRKGTLLEIVDQTDALWWQAKKVPCSSTCAGLIPSACMLKRNLKEFWWSQPHTCNKILSAVDEEDDMKAIDVSVVETDEEAFESEELKEDENEFNTSVDGIYLAGFRSSLRVCRRRRAQGGVSGLICSLCCTSFFTSPYEDVVRYQRHLEDTHRLIALLGPSGVGVNELRKKLIEINPRTFLGPTPHTTRPQKMYEEPGREYHFVSRDQFENMVHNNRFVEYGEFRGHLYGTSVDAVKDVLGARKICIIDLDPNAIPSVRTPELKAYIIYIKPPPLAQMKRTRINAQVTNYCTTRPFKDEEFYELEEAGCRMEQHYSQFFDHVIVNDGLQSSCVRLMAAVRRAQEEPQWVPASWIKPTEET; encoded by the exons ATGGAGAATGGAGCTAAAGTGGATCTGCTCAGTATAGAAGAAGAGG ATCTTGTGCAGATCTTGTCTCACATGGTCGAAGAACTGAAGGACTCTGGCAAGGACATAAACCGGACTGAACTGTTACATGGTCTCCTGAATGCTCCATGTTTACAGTCTTTACTAAAG ATTTACGAGTGTTTGCAGCAATATCTGAGGAACTCAGCAACCCCGTATCTCTCCTACGCCTCTGGGCTCACAGTTGAG ATTCTGTCAGATTTAAGATCTCTGCTGTACCCATCCTATGAGGCCAGAGAACTTTACCGTCTACTCATGGAGCCCCACATGCAG GCTCTGATCTCAGCCCATGATGTTGTGGGACTGAAGGACTATGAGCCTGTATTGCCTCCACTGCCCGAAGACCTGGACAACAATGAGGAGGCCATGAGGATCGTCTGCATGGTCAAGAACAACCAACCTCTG GGAGCGACTATACGGAGAGATGAAATGACAGGAGAGATCTACGTGGCTCGAGTTATTCATGGAGGATTGGCTGACCGCAGTG GTCTCTTGCATGCTGGAGACAGACTGGTGGAGGTGAACGGATATCCTGTGTTTGGACTCGAACCAGAGcagataataaaaatactg GCTCACTCACATGGAACCGTTATGTTTAAGGTAGTCCCGATTACTGACAGACCAGTCAACAACAAGACCATg CTGTTTGTGCGAGCCATGGTGGACTACAACCCCCACGAAGACCCTGGTATCCCTTGCATGGACGCTGGCATGGCCTTCAGAAAGGGCACCTTGCTGGAGATAGTGGACCAGACTGATGCCCTCTGGTGGCAGGCGAAGAAAGTACCGTGCAGTTCGACGTGTGCTGGACTCATCCCTTCTGCCTGCATGCTCAAGAG GAATCTGAAAGAATTCTGGTGGTCACAGCCTCACACCTGCAATAAGATCT TGAGCGCAGTGGATGAAG AGGATGACATGAAGGCTATAGATGTGTCTGTTGTAGAAACAG atgaggAAGCATTTGAATCTG AAGAACTAAAGGAGG ATGAGAACGAGTTTAACACTAGCGTCGATGGCATTTATCTCG ctgGCTTCCGGAGTagtctgcgtgtgtgtcgtcGGCGCAGGGCTCAGGGTGGAGTTTCAGGCCTGATCTGCTCCCTGTGCTGCACCAGTTTCTTTACTAGCCCATATGAGGATGTGGTGCGATACCAGCGTCATTTAGAGGACACACACCGCCTCATCGCCCTGCTCG GTCCTTCTGGAGTCGGTGTGAACGAGTTGCGCAAGAAACTGATCGAGATCAACCCGAGGACCTTCCTGGGACCCACGCCAC ACACGACGAGACCACAGAAGATGTACGAGGAGCCTGGGAGAGAGTATCACTTCGTCAGCAGAGATCAGTTTGAGAACATGGTGCACAACAACAG GTTTGTGGAGTACGGAGAATTCAGAGGTCACCTCTACGGCACCAGTGTGGATGCGGTGAAGGATGTTCTGGGTGCTCGGAAGATCTGCATCATTGATCTTGATCCAAAT GCCATTCCATCAGTACGGACTCCTGAGCTGAAAGCATACATCATCTATATAAAACCTCCTCCTTTAGCCCAAATGAAACGAACACGGATCAACGCCCAGGTGACTAATTACTGCACCACTCGACCGTTTAAG GATGAAGAATTTTATGAGCTCGAGGAGGCAGGCTGCAGGATGGAACAGCATTACAGTCAATTTTTTGATCACGTGATCGTGAACGATGGCCTGCAGTCGTCCTGCGTTCGGCTGATGGCGGCGGTGAGGAGAGCTCAGGAAGAGCCGCAGTGGGTTCCTGCCTCATGGATCAAACCGACTGAAGAAACATGA
- the tmem237b gene encoding transmembrane protein 237B isoform X1, whose translation MRMDPDDEKVYGTRRRDLPPISHIQKQGPRPLPPLPSQDTTDEMPVQKKRKKKKAKQEESTDVAAVPKGDGAFEMGGMSSPRLSESRERLTPEPSENPPQRKKKKKKADAVDQDGDHANLVLNGGDMAEQISDEETTWKSKIKKKKAKPKVPEKELNYDLDVEDDDIITGSQAPIPQNALFSASQGQSQPVAKVFIERGRRFQPADRTARHGTSNQTDQNFMDVQSTWTTRDVSMRVHRGFRVLGLFCHGFLAGFAVWNIIVLYILAGDQLSTLPNLLQQYYTLAYPAQCLFYLLLTFSTVSAFDRVNLASIPTAIRSFLTLDPVALASFLYFSALVLSLSQQMTSDRINLHLSVNASLWLPGSEHSILYPWIIVHLVVTLLVSLAWVLASTSADVDYTEESLMAMKIEFPKVEEKGSVTA comes from the exons atgagaatGGATCCCGACGACGAAAAA GTTTACGGCACAAGAAGAAGAGACCTACCGCCAatttcacacatacagaaa cagggTCCACGTCCATTGCCACCTTTGCCTAG CCAAGATACAACAG ACGAAATGCCAGtacaaaagaagagaaagaaaaagaaagccaaACAGGAGGAGAGCACGGATGTGGCTGCAGTTCCTAAAG GAGATGGTGCATTCGAGATGGGAGGCATGTCCAGTCCGAGACTGTCAGAAAGCCGAGAGCGTTTAACTCCTGAACCTTCTGAAAACCCACctcagaggaagaaaaagaagaagaaagctgATGCAGTCG atcaGGACGGCGATCACGCTAACCTGGTGCTGAACGGTGGTGACATGGCAGAGCAGATCTCGGACGAAGAAACGACATGGAAATCgaagataaaaaagaagaa GGCAAAACCTAAAGTGCCCGAAAAGGAGCTGAATTATGACCTGGATGTGGaagatgatgacatcatcacgGGTTCCCAGGCGCCGATCCCCCAGAATGCATTGTTCTCCGCTTCTCAGGGTCAAAGTCAGCCTGTGGCAAAGGTGTTTATCGAAAGAGGAC gcCGTTTTCAGCCTGCTGATCGTACAGCTCGTCATGGGACCAGCAATCAAACGGACCAAAATTTCATGGATGTCCAGTCCACGTGGACCACCAGAGACGTGTCAATGAGAGTGCACCGTGGCTTCAG GGTGCTCGGCTTGTTCTGTCACGGCTTTCTAGCCGGTTTCGCTGTTTGGAATATTATCGTGCTCTACATTTTGGCTGGAGATCAGCTGAGCACTTTGCCCAACTTACTGCAGCAGTACTACACCCTGGCATACCCCGCACAGTGCCTCTTTTACCTCCTCCTGACCTTTAGCACTGTTTCAGCCTTTGACAG AGTGAATCTTGCCAGCATACCGACGGCCATCAGGAGTTTCCTCACTCTCGATCCTGTGGCACTCGCCTCTTTCT TGTATTTCTCAGCTTTGGTCCTGTCTCTAAGCCAGCAGATGACTAGTGATCGTATTAATCTCCATCTCAGCGTGAACGCTTCACTATG GCTGCCTGGTTCAGAACACAGTATACTGTATCCCTGGATCATTGTTCATCTGGTAGTCACTCTGTTGGTAAGCTTGGCCTGGGTCCTAGCGTCTACCTCTGCAGATGTGGATTACACAGAAG AGTCGTTGATGGCCATGAAGATAGAATTTCCCAAAGTGGAGGAGAAAGGAAGCGTCACTGCCTAA
- the tmem237b gene encoding transmembrane protein 237B isoform X4, whose translation MPVQKKRKKKKAKQEESTDVAAVPKGDGAFEMGGMSSPRLSESRERLTPEPSENPPQRKKKKKKADAVDQDGDHANLVLNGGDMAEQISDEETTWKSKIKKKKAKPKVPEKELNYDLDVEDDDIITGSQAPIPQNALFSASQGQSQPVAKVFIERGRRFQPADRTARHGTSNQTDQNFMDVQSTWTTRDVSMRVHRGFRVLGLFCHGFLAGFAVWNIIVLYILAGDQLSTLPNLLQQYYTLAYPAQCLFYLLLTFSTVSAFDRVNLASIPTAIRSFLTLDPVALASFLYFSALVLSLSQQMTSDRINLHLSVNASLWLPGSEHSILYPWIIVHLVVTLLVSLAWVLASTSADVDYTEESLMAMKIEFPKVEEKGSVTA comes from the exons ATGCCAGtacaaaagaagagaaagaaaaagaaagccaaACAGGAGGAGAGCACGGATGTGGCTGCAGTTCCTAAAG GAGATGGTGCATTCGAGATGGGAGGCATGTCCAGTCCGAGACTGTCAGAAAGCCGAGAGCGTTTAACTCCTGAACCTTCTGAAAACCCACctcagaggaagaaaaagaagaagaaagctgATGCAGTCG atcaGGACGGCGATCACGCTAACCTGGTGCTGAACGGTGGTGACATGGCAGAGCAGATCTCGGACGAAGAAACGACATGGAAATCgaagataaaaaagaagaa GGCAAAACCTAAAGTGCCCGAAAAGGAGCTGAATTATGACCTGGATGTGGaagatgatgacatcatcacgGGTTCCCAGGCGCCGATCCCCCAGAATGCATTGTTCTCCGCTTCTCAGGGTCAAAGTCAGCCTGTGGCAAAGGTGTTTATCGAAAGAGGAC gcCGTTTTCAGCCTGCTGATCGTACAGCTCGTCATGGGACCAGCAATCAAACGGACCAAAATTTCATGGATGTCCAGTCCACGTGGACCACCAGAGACGTGTCAATGAGAGTGCACCGTGGCTTCAG GGTGCTCGGCTTGTTCTGTCACGGCTTTCTAGCCGGTTTCGCTGTTTGGAATATTATCGTGCTCTACATTTTGGCTGGAGATCAGCTGAGCACTTTGCCCAACTTACTGCAGCAGTACTACACCCTGGCATACCCCGCACAGTGCCTCTTTTACCTCCTCCTGACCTTTAGCACTGTTTCAGCCTTTGACAG AGTGAATCTTGCCAGCATACCGACGGCCATCAGGAGTTTCCTCACTCTCGATCCTGTGGCACTCGCCTCTTTCT TGTATTTCTCAGCTTTGGTCCTGTCTCTAAGCCAGCAGATGACTAGTGATCGTATTAATCTCCATCTCAGCGTGAACGCTTCACTATG GCTGCCTGGTTCAGAACACAGTATACTGTATCCCTGGATCATTGTTCATCTGGTAGTCACTCTGTTGGTAAGCTTGGCCTGGGTCCTAGCGTCTACCTCTGCAGATGTGGATTACACAGAAG AGTCGTTGATGGCCATGAAGATAGAATTTCCCAAAGTGGAGGAGAAAGGAAGCGTCACTGCCTAA
- the tmem237b gene encoding transmembrane protein 237B isoform X3 yields the protein MRMDPDDEKVYGTRRRDLPPISHIQKQGPRPLPPLPSQDTTDEMPVQKKRKKKKAKQEESTDVAAVPKDGAFEMGGMSSPRLSESRERLTPEPSENPPQRKKKKKKADAVDQDGDHANLVLNGGDMAEQISDEETTWKSKIKKKKAKPKVPEKELNYDLDVEDDDIITGSQAPIPQNALFSASQGQSQPVAKVFIERGRRFQPADRTARHGTSNQTDQNFMDVQSTWTTRDVSMRVHRGFRVLGLFCHGFLAGFAVWNIIVLYILAGDQLSTLPNLLQQYYTLAYPAQCLFYLLLTFSTVSAFDRVNLASIPTAIRSFLTLDPVALASFLYFSALVLSLSQQMTSDRINLHLSVNASLWLPGSEHSILYPWIIVHLVVTLLVSLAWVLASTSADVDYTEESLMAMKIEFPKVEEKGSVTA from the exons atgagaatGGATCCCGACGACGAAAAA GTTTACGGCACAAGAAGAAGAGACCTACCGCCAatttcacacatacagaaa cagggTCCACGTCCATTGCCACCTTTGCCTAG CCAAGATACAACAG ACGAAATGCCAGtacaaaagaagagaaagaaaaagaaagccaaACAGGAGGAGAGCACGGATGTGGCTGCAGTTCCTAAAG ATGGTGCATTCGAGATGGGAGGCATGTCCAGTCCGAGACTGTCAGAAAGCCGAGAGCGTTTAACTCCTGAACCTTCTGAAAACCCACctcagaggaagaaaaagaagaagaaagctgATGCAGTCG atcaGGACGGCGATCACGCTAACCTGGTGCTGAACGGTGGTGACATGGCAGAGCAGATCTCGGACGAAGAAACGACATGGAAATCgaagataaaaaagaagaa GGCAAAACCTAAAGTGCCCGAAAAGGAGCTGAATTATGACCTGGATGTGGaagatgatgacatcatcacgGGTTCCCAGGCGCCGATCCCCCAGAATGCATTGTTCTCCGCTTCTCAGGGTCAAAGTCAGCCTGTGGCAAAGGTGTTTATCGAAAGAGGAC gcCGTTTTCAGCCTGCTGATCGTACAGCTCGTCATGGGACCAGCAATCAAACGGACCAAAATTTCATGGATGTCCAGTCCACGTGGACCACCAGAGACGTGTCAATGAGAGTGCACCGTGGCTTCAG GGTGCTCGGCTTGTTCTGTCACGGCTTTCTAGCCGGTTTCGCTGTTTGGAATATTATCGTGCTCTACATTTTGGCTGGAGATCAGCTGAGCACTTTGCCCAACTTACTGCAGCAGTACTACACCCTGGCATACCCCGCACAGTGCCTCTTTTACCTCCTCCTGACCTTTAGCACTGTTTCAGCCTTTGACAG AGTGAATCTTGCCAGCATACCGACGGCCATCAGGAGTTTCCTCACTCTCGATCCTGTGGCACTCGCCTCTTTCT TGTATTTCTCAGCTTTGGTCCTGTCTCTAAGCCAGCAGATGACTAGTGATCGTATTAATCTCCATCTCAGCGTGAACGCTTCACTATG GCTGCCTGGTTCAGAACACAGTATACTGTATCCCTGGATCATTGTTCATCTGGTAGTCACTCTGTTGGTAAGCTTGGCCTGGGTCCTAGCGTCTACCTCTGCAGATGTGGATTACACAGAAG AGTCGTTGATGGCCATGAAGATAGAATTTCCCAAAGTGGAGGAGAAAGGAAGCGTCACTGCCTAA
- the tmem237b gene encoding transmembrane protein 237B isoform X2 — protein MRMDPDDEKVYGTRRRDLPPISHIQKGPRPLPPLPSQDTTDEMPVQKKRKKKKAKQEESTDVAAVPKGDGAFEMGGMSSPRLSESRERLTPEPSENPPQRKKKKKKADAVDQDGDHANLVLNGGDMAEQISDEETTWKSKIKKKKAKPKVPEKELNYDLDVEDDDIITGSQAPIPQNALFSASQGQSQPVAKVFIERGRRFQPADRTARHGTSNQTDQNFMDVQSTWTTRDVSMRVHRGFRVLGLFCHGFLAGFAVWNIIVLYILAGDQLSTLPNLLQQYYTLAYPAQCLFYLLLTFSTVSAFDRVNLASIPTAIRSFLTLDPVALASFLYFSALVLSLSQQMTSDRINLHLSVNASLWLPGSEHSILYPWIIVHLVVTLLVSLAWVLASTSADVDYTEESLMAMKIEFPKVEEKGSVTA, from the exons atgagaatGGATCCCGACGACGAAAAA GTTTACGGCACAAGAAGAAGAGACCTACCGCCAatttcacacatacagaaa ggTCCACGTCCATTGCCACCTTTGCCTAG CCAAGATACAACAG ACGAAATGCCAGtacaaaagaagagaaagaaaaagaaagccaaACAGGAGGAGAGCACGGATGTGGCTGCAGTTCCTAAAG GAGATGGTGCATTCGAGATGGGAGGCATGTCCAGTCCGAGACTGTCAGAAAGCCGAGAGCGTTTAACTCCTGAACCTTCTGAAAACCCACctcagaggaagaaaaagaagaagaaagctgATGCAGTCG atcaGGACGGCGATCACGCTAACCTGGTGCTGAACGGTGGTGACATGGCAGAGCAGATCTCGGACGAAGAAACGACATGGAAATCgaagataaaaaagaagaa GGCAAAACCTAAAGTGCCCGAAAAGGAGCTGAATTATGACCTGGATGTGGaagatgatgacatcatcacgGGTTCCCAGGCGCCGATCCCCCAGAATGCATTGTTCTCCGCTTCTCAGGGTCAAAGTCAGCCTGTGGCAAAGGTGTTTATCGAAAGAGGAC gcCGTTTTCAGCCTGCTGATCGTACAGCTCGTCATGGGACCAGCAATCAAACGGACCAAAATTTCATGGATGTCCAGTCCACGTGGACCACCAGAGACGTGTCAATGAGAGTGCACCGTGGCTTCAG GGTGCTCGGCTTGTTCTGTCACGGCTTTCTAGCCGGTTTCGCTGTTTGGAATATTATCGTGCTCTACATTTTGGCTGGAGATCAGCTGAGCACTTTGCCCAACTTACTGCAGCAGTACTACACCCTGGCATACCCCGCACAGTGCCTCTTTTACCTCCTCCTGACCTTTAGCACTGTTTCAGCCTTTGACAG AGTGAATCTTGCCAGCATACCGACGGCCATCAGGAGTTTCCTCACTCTCGATCCTGTGGCACTCGCCTCTTTCT TGTATTTCTCAGCTTTGGTCCTGTCTCTAAGCCAGCAGATGACTAGTGATCGTATTAATCTCCATCTCAGCGTGAACGCTTCACTATG GCTGCCTGGTTCAGAACACAGTATACTGTATCCCTGGATCATTGTTCATCTGGTAGTCACTCTGTTGGTAAGCTTGGCCTGGGTCCTAGCGTCTACCTCTGCAGATGTGGATTACACAGAAG AGTCGTTGATGGCCATGAAGATAGAATTTCCCAAAGTGGAGGAGAAAGGAAGCGTCACTGCCTAA